One Micromonospora eburnea genomic region harbors:
- the gatC gene encoding Asp-tRNA(Asn)/Glu-tRNA(Gln) amidotransferase subunit GatC — translation MAAISREEVAHLARLSRLAVTEEELDIFAGQLDVILQSVAQVGEVAAADIPPTSHSVPLTNVLREDVVVPGLTPQEALSGAPDAEEQRFRVPRILDEDVAS, via the coding sequence ATGGCCGCCATCTCCCGCGAGGAGGTCGCGCACCTCGCGCGACTGTCGCGGCTCGCCGTCACCGAGGAGGAGCTGGACATCTTCGCCGGCCAGCTCGACGTGATCCTCCAGTCGGTCGCCCAGGTCGGCGAGGTCGCCGCGGCGGACATCCCGCCGACCTCCCACTCGGTGCCGCTGACCAACGTCCTCCGCGAGGACGTGGTGGTGCCCGGGCTGACCCCGCAGGAGGCGTTGTCGGGTGCCCCCGACGCCGAGGAGCAGCGGTTCCGCGTCCCGCGGATCCTGGACGAGGATGTGGCCTCATGA
- the gatA gene encoding Asp-tRNA(Asn)/Glu-tRNA(Gln) amidotransferase subunit GatA: MSDLTKLSAAEIAALVASGETSAVEVTQAHLDRITAVDDRVNAFLYVDTEGALAAARTVDERRAAGEELGPLAGVPVAVKDVLTTKGVPTTVGSKILEGWRPPYDATIVQRLRDAGTVMLGKTNMDEFAMGSSTEYSAYGPTRNPWDLDRIPGGSGGGSSAALAAYEAPLSIGSDTGGSIRQPGAVTGTVGAKPTYGGTSRYGLVAFSSSLDTPGPCARTVLDAALLHEVIGGYDPRDSTSIPAAVPDVVGAAKLGATGDLTGVKLGVVTEFTGEGAEPGVMAAFRESVEALAKLGAEIVEVSCPHFRYALPAYYLIAPSECSSNLARFDGVRFGLRVGDDGNRSLEEVMSLTRETGFGPEVKRRIMIGTYALSSGYYDAYYGQAQKVRTLITRDFTAAFERVDALISPTTPFVAFPIGARTADPYQMYLADLFTIPTNLYGGPAISVPCGLSDGLPVGFQVMAPTMADDRMYRVAAALESAVGTLTPPAL, translated from the coding sequence ATGAGTGACCTGACGAAGCTGAGCGCCGCCGAGATCGCAGCGCTCGTCGCGAGCGGAGAGACCTCCGCGGTCGAGGTGACCCAGGCCCACCTGGACCGGATCACCGCCGTCGACGACCGCGTGAACGCCTTCCTGTACGTCGACACCGAGGGCGCGCTGGCCGCAGCCCGTACCGTCGACGAGCGCCGGGCCGCCGGCGAGGAGCTGGGCCCCCTGGCCGGTGTGCCGGTCGCGGTGAAGGACGTGCTCACCACCAAGGGCGTGCCCACCACCGTCGGCTCGAAGATCCTGGAAGGCTGGCGCCCGCCGTACGACGCGACGATCGTGCAGCGGCTGCGCGACGCGGGCACGGTGATGCTCGGCAAGACCAACATGGACGAGTTCGCCATGGGCTCCTCCACGGAATACTCCGCGTACGGCCCGACCCGGAACCCGTGGGATCTCGACCGCATCCCGGGTGGCTCCGGTGGCGGCAGTTCGGCGGCGCTGGCCGCGTACGAGGCACCGCTCTCGATCGGCTCGGACACCGGCGGCTCGATCCGCCAGCCGGGTGCGGTCACCGGCACGGTCGGCGCGAAGCCCACCTACGGCGGCACCTCCCGCTACGGCCTGGTCGCGTTCTCCTCGTCGCTGGACACCCCCGGCCCGTGCGCCCGTACGGTGCTGGACGCCGCGCTGCTGCACGAGGTGATCGGCGGTTACGACCCGCGCGACTCGACCTCGATCCCGGCCGCGGTGCCGGACGTGGTCGGCGCGGCGAAGCTCGGCGCGACCGGCGACCTGACCGGGGTGAAGCTCGGTGTGGTGACCGAGTTCACCGGCGAGGGTGCCGAGCCGGGCGTGATGGCCGCGTTCCGCGAGTCCGTCGAGGCCCTGGCCAAGCTGGGCGCCGAGATCGTCGAGGTCTCCTGCCCGCACTTCCGGTACGCGCTGCCGGCGTACTACCTGATCGCGCCGAGCGAGTGCTCCTCCAACCTGGCCCGGTTCGACGGCGTCCGGTTCGGCCTGCGGGTCGGCGACGACGGCAACCGGTCGCTGGAGGAGGTCATGTCGCTGACCCGCGAGACCGGCTTCGGTCCCGAGGTGAAGCGGCGCATCATGATCGGCACGTACGCGCTCTCCTCGGGCTACTACGACGCCTACTACGGGCAGGCGCAGAAGGTTCGTACCCTGATCACCCGGGATTTCACCGCCGCGTTCGAGCGGGTCGACGCGCTGATCTCGCCGACCACCCCGTTCGTGGCGTTCCCGATCGGGGCGCGCACCGCCGACCCGTACCAGATGTACCTGGCCGACCTGTTCACCATTCCGACCAACCTGTACGGCGGACCGGCCATCTCGGTCCCGTGCGGTCTCTCCGACGGGCTTCCGGTCGGTTTCCAGGTCATGGCTCCGACCATGGCCGACGACCGGATGTACCGGGTCGCGGCCGCCCTGGAGTCCGCGGTCGGCACCCTCACCCCGCCGGCACTGTGA
- a CDS encoding putative Ig domain-containing protein — protein sequence MKTLRPIMILSALMVLLFGTAQPAAAATITITSGDPASPVTAYETYPAYTFTASGGVEPYTTALRSGALPPGMALSSSGPLSGTPTAVGSYTFSVRMTDANGSFAERDVTIEVVAPTITITSGDPASPVTAREKYPTYTFAATGGAGPYTTALRSGALPPGMALSSSGPLSGTPTAVGSYTFSVRMTDANGFYAERDVTIEVVAPTITITSGTPTSPWYTGQPYPTYTFTAAGGVGPYTTALRSGALPPGMALSSSGPLSGTPTAVGSYTFSVRMTDANGFYAERDVTVVIADPATTITSGDPHQGTVGEAYSFRFTAAGDSGITFSVAAGDLPAGLTLAPDGLLSGVPEAAGSASFTVKATGTASSDTAEVTLTIAAAPTSSPTATATPTASATATPAPAASPSTTPGSGLPVTGSSLVTTLLLGVAAIAVGGMILVVLRARRQRFTAGE from the coding sequence ATGAAGACGCTACGGCCGATCATGATTCTGTCGGCGCTCATGGTGCTCCTTTTCGGCACGGCACAGCCGGCGGCTGCCGCGACGATCACCATCACCTCGGGTGATCCGGCTTCGCCGGTCACCGCCTACGAGACGTATCCGGCGTACACGTTCACGGCGTCGGGTGGTGTCGAGCCGTATACGACGGCGTTGCGGTCGGGTGCGTTGCCGCCGGGGATGGCGTTGTCGTCGTCGGGGCCGCTGTCGGGTACGCCGACCGCGGTGGGGAGTTACACGTTCAGCGTCCGGATGACCGACGCGAACGGGTCCTTCGCCGAGCGGGACGTGACCATCGAGGTGGTCGCGCCGACGATCACCATCACCTCGGGTGATCCGGCCTCGCCGGTCACCGCCCGCGAGAAGTATCCGACGTACACGTTCGCGGCCACCGGTGGTGCCGGGCCGTACACGACGGCGTTGCGGTCGGGTGCGTTGCCGCCGGGGATGGCGTTGTCGTCGTCGGGGCCGCTGTCGGGTACGCCGACCGCGGTGGGGAGTTACACGTTCAGCGTCCGGATGACCGACGCGAACGGCTTCTACGCCGAGCGGGACGTGACCATCGAGGTGGTCGCGCCGACGATCACCATCACCTCGGGCACCCCCACCTCACCCTGGTACACCGGTCAGCCGTACCCGACGTACACGTTCACGGCCGCCGGTGGTGTCGGGCCGTACACGACGGCGTTGCGGTCGGGTGCGTTGCCGCCGGGGATGGCGTTGTCGTCGTCGGGGCCGCTGTCGGGTACGCCGACCGCGGTGGGGAGTTACACGTTCAGCGTCCGGATGACCGACGCGAACGGCTTCTACGCCGAGCGGGACGTCACGGTCGTCATCGCCGACCCGGCCACCACCATCACCTCCGGGGACCCGCATCAGGGCACGGTCGGCGAGGCGTACTCGTTCCGGTTCACCGCCGCCGGTGACTCCGGCATCACGTTCAGTGTGGCCGCCGGCGACCTGCCCGCCGGGCTCACCCTCGCCCCTGACGGACTGCTCAGCGGTGTTCCCGAAGCCGCCGGCAGTGCCAGCTTCACGGTCAAGGCGACCGGCACGGCGTCGAGCGACACGGCCGAGGTGACCCTCACCATCGCCGCCGCGCCCACATCCTCGCCGACGGCGACCGCGACGCCGACCGCGTCGGCGACGGCCACGCCGGCTCCGGCCGCCTCGCCGTCGACCACACCCGGTTCCGGCCTTCCGGTCACCGGTTCGAGCCTGGTCACCACGCTGCTGCTGGGCGTCGCGGCCATCGCCGTCGGTGGGATGATCCTCGTCGTGCTGCGCGCCCGTCGCCAGCGGTTCACGGCGGGTGAGTGA
- a CDS encoding helix-turn-helix domain-containing protein — MFESLGLTPVEESVYLALLRKRQSTVPELAQQVGENPRVVRAATERLEDLGFVSRRVGSGTRLVATRPDVAVNALVVRRTAEFGAARRAAERMAAEFPQELLTSPDELLEIVTGRAAVEAQFVQLSHGVTNELLVLDRPPYVQEVAAANLPENELLSRQASVRGIYAPEAFELPGAFEQAMAAVAAGEQARVHTDVPLKLAISDRSVALLPLASERAVDAALVIRAPMVVSALVKLFEMLWVQATPLPVWDPERPAPGGDELDLRLLGLLATGLKDEAIARELGVSVRTLGRRSSALLTTLGARTRFQAGLQAGRRGLA, encoded by the coding sequence GTGTTCGAGTCGTTGGGTCTGACCCCCGTGGAGGAGTCGGTCTACCTGGCCCTGCTGCGGAAACGGCAGTCGACCGTGCCGGAACTCGCCCAGCAGGTCGGCGAGAACCCGCGGGTGGTGCGCGCGGCGACCGAACGCCTGGAGGATCTCGGCTTCGTCAGCCGCCGGGTCGGCTCCGGCACCCGGCTGGTGGCGACCCGCCCGGACGTCGCGGTGAACGCCCTGGTCGTGCGACGCACCGCGGAGTTCGGCGCAGCCCGTCGAGCCGCCGAACGGATGGCGGCCGAGTTCCCGCAGGAACTGCTGACCAGCCCGGACGAACTGCTGGAGATCGTCACCGGGCGGGCCGCCGTCGAGGCCCAGTTCGTCCAGCTCAGCCACGGTGTCACGAACGAACTGCTGGTCCTCGACCGGCCGCCGTACGTTCAGGAGGTGGCCGCCGCGAACCTGCCCGAGAACGAGCTGCTCAGCCGGCAGGCCAGCGTGCGCGGGATCTACGCCCCGGAGGCGTTCGAGCTGCCCGGCGCCTTCGAGCAGGCGATGGCCGCCGTGGCGGCCGGGGAACAGGCGCGGGTGCACACCGACGTACCGCTGAAACTGGCGATCAGCGACCGCTCGGTGGCGCTGCTGCCGCTGGCCAGCGAGCGGGCCGTGGACGCGGCGCTGGTGATCCGCGCGCCGATGGTCGTGTCGGCGCTGGTGAAGCTCTTCGAGATGCTGTGGGTGCAGGCCACCCCGCTGCCCGTGTGGGATCCGGAACGGCCCGCGCCCGGGGGCGACGAGCTGGACCTGCGGCTGCTGGGGCTGCTCGCCACCGGCCTGAAGGACGAGGCGATCGCCCGGGAGCTCGGGGTGAGCGTACGCACCCTGGGCCGCCGCTCGTCGGCCCTGCTGACCACCCTCGGCGCCCGTACCCGATTTCAGGCCGGGTTGCAGGCCGGGCGCCGCGGCCTGGCCTGA
- a CDS encoding WD40/YVTN/BNR-like repeat-containing protein has translation MIFSRLSGSIALAVTAASAVNLASALPAAAADGWHRPQCGTVRGDGSVTFTRNNGTVLVPTTTAPTPVAYPKVVALTTPNTLVAISKKTIQRSTDAGCSWQLIVDTAPDLATYDLAAGPGGIAYAYGVNDQPIFWVQGDQVGKALGPVPGDGVTGLSVDPADARVLRAVSKAGQIYDSGDGGATWSAVGVPAGPDEFVYKAAIDPTDRAHVVVGTMSHGSYVTFDGGQSWTRSSGVGDTARVNAFSVAISPADPRTVWLEGYDESRNDNSARRIWRSTDGGRSFVSMLDGSGPTLFNGTPLWPSPVDPNVLYFEYGTSFAGYGTDLYRYDASKGKLTAQHNSHHGITSVAFNPIDPQVMYLGVVEER, from the coding sequence ATGATCTTCTCTCGACTCAGCGGTTCGATCGCGCTGGCCGTCACGGCCGCGAGCGCCGTCAACCTTGCCTCCGCGCTCCCCGCCGCCGCTGCCGACGGCTGGCACCGCCCGCAGTGCGGCACGGTGCGGGGCGACGGTTCGGTGACCTTCACCCGCAACAACGGGACCGTCCTGGTGCCCACCACGACCGCCCCCACCCCGGTGGCCTACCCGAAGGTCGTCGCGTTGACGACACCGAACACCCTGGTGGCGATCTCGAAGAAGACGATCCAGCGGTCCACCGACGCCGGTTGCAGCTGGCAGCTGATCGTCGACACCGCGCCGGACCTGGCGACGTACGATCTGGCCGCCGGGCCGGGGGGCATCGCCTACGCGTACGGCGTCAACGACCAGCCGATCTTCTGGGTGCAGGGCGACCAGGTCGGCAAGGCCCTCGGCCCGGTCCCCGGCGATGGCGTGACCGGGCTGTCGGTGGACCCGGCCGACGCGCGGGTGCTGCGGGCGGTCAGCAAGGCCGGGCAGATCTACGACTCCGGTGACGGCGGCGCCACCTGGTCCGCGGTCGGGGTGCCGGCCGGGCCGGACGAGTTCGTCTACAAGGCGGCGATCGATCCCACCGACCGGGCCCACGTCGTCGTCGGCACGATGAGCCACGGCAGCTACGTGACGTTCGACGGCGGGCAGAGCTGGACCCGGTCGTCCGGGGTCGGCGACACCGCGCGCGTGAACGCCTTCTCCGTGGCTATCTCGCCAGCGGATCCGCGGACGGTCTGGCTGGAGGGCTACGACGAGAGCCGGAACGACAACTCGGCGCGGCGCATCTGGCGCTCGACCGACGGGGGCCGCAGCTTCGTGTCGATGCTCGACGGCTCCGGGCCGACGCTGTTCAACGGCACCCCGCTGTGGCCGAGCCCGGTCGACCCGAACGTGCTGTACTTCGAGTACGGCACGTCGTTCGCCGGCTACGGAACCGACCTCTACCGGTACGACGCGTCGAAGGGCAAGCTGACCGCGCAGCACAACTCCCACCACGGGATCACCAGCGTCGCCTTCAACCCGATCGACCCGCAGGTGATGTACCTCGGCGTGGTCGAGGAGCGCTGA
- the gatB gene encoding Asp-tRNA(Asn)/Glu-tRNA(Gln) amidotransferase subunit GatB — protein MTTTLPAYDEVVARFEPVIGLETHVELGTNTKMFCGCPTDFGGEPNTRVCPVCLGLPGSLPVANKAAIEATIRIGLALNCSIAEWCRFARKNYFYPDMPKNFQISQYDEPLCVDGYLDVEVNGELVRIGIERVHLEEDTGKTLHVGGATGRIHGATESLVDYNRAGIPLVEIVTKPIPGTGALAPEVARAYVTELRDVIRSLGVSDVRMEEGSLRCDVNTSLNRPGDEWGTRTETKNVNSLRSVERAVRSEMLRQASVLDAGGKITQETRHFHEDTGDTTPGRSKETATDYRYFPEPDLVPLAPDPAWVAELKAALPELPRLRRKRIQQDWGLSDLDMQSVVNAGAVELIEATVAAGATPASARKWWLGELSRRANETGVELADIGATPGQVAELQSLVDAGKLNDKLARTVLEGVVAGEGSPTEIMTNRNLEVVSDTGALTAAVDEAIAANPAIADKIRSGKVAAAGALVGAVMKTTRGQADAKTVRELILERLGVQG, from the coding sequence ATGACGACGACACTGCCCGCGTACGACGAGGTCGTCGCGCGCTTCGAACCGGTGATCGGCCTGGAGACCCACGTCGAGCTGGGCACGAACACCAAGATGTTCTGCGGCTGCCCGACCGACTTCGGCGGTGAGCCGAACACCCGCGTTTGCCCGGTCTGCCTGGGCCTGCCCGGCTCGCTGCCGGTGGCCAACAAGGCCGCCATCGAGGCGACCATCCGGATCGGCCTCGCGCTGAACTGCTCCATCGCCGAGTGGTGCCGGTTCGCCCGGAAGAACTACTTCTATCCGGACATGCCGAAGAACTTCCAGATCAGCCAGTACGACGAGCCACTCTGCGTCGACGGCTACCTGGACGTCGAGGTCAACGGCGAGCTGGTGCGGATCGGCATCGAGCGGGTGCACCTGGAGGAGGACACCGGCAAGACGCTGCACGTCGGCGGCGCCACCGGCCGGATCCACGGCGCGACCGAGTCGCTGGTCGACTACAACCGGGCCGGCATTCCCCTCGTCGAGATCGTCACCAAGCCGATCCCCGGCACCGGCGCGCTCGCGCCGGAGGTGGCGCGGGCGTACGTCACCGAGCTGCGCGACGTGATCCGGTCGCTGGGTGTCTCCGACGTTCGGATGGAGGAGGGCTCGCTGCGCTGCGACGTCAACACCTCGCTGAACCGGCCGGGTGACGAGTGGGGCACCCGCACCGAGACCAAGAACGTCAACTCGCTGCGCTCGGTCGAGCGGGCGGTCCGCTCGGAGATGCTGCGCCAGGCGTCCGTGCTCGACGCCGGCGGGAAGATCACCCAGGAGACCCGACACTTCCACGAGGACACCGGGGACACCACGCCCGGCCGGTCCAAGGAGACCGCCACCGACTACCGGTACTTCCCGGAGCCGGACCTGGTCCCGCTCGCGCCGGACCCGGCCTGGGTGGCCGAGCTGAAGGCCGCCCTGCCGGAGCTGCCGCGCCTGCGCCGCAAGCGGATCCAGCAGGACTGGGGCCTGTCCGACCTGGACATGCAGTCGGTGGTCAACGCCGGCGCGGTCGAGCTGATCGAGGCCACCGTGGCCGCCGGAGCCACCCCGGCCAGCGCCCGCAAGTGGTGGCTGGGCGAGCTGTCCCGGCGGGCCAACGAGACCGGCGTGGAGCTGGCCGACATCGGCGCCACCCCGGGGCAGGTCGCCGAGCTGCAGAGCCTGGTCGACGCGGGCAAGCTCAACGACAAGCTGGCCCGTACCGTCCTGGAGGGCGTGGTGGCCGGCGAGGGCTCGCCGACCGAGATCATGACCAACCGCAATCTGGAGGTCGTCTCCGACACCGGCGCGCTCACCGCCGCCGTGGACGAGGCGATCGCCGCCAACCCGGCCATCGCTGACAAGATCCGCAGCGGCAAGGTCGCGGCGGCCGGCGCGCTGGTCGGCGCGGTCATGAAGACCACCCGCGGCCAGGCGGACGCCAAGACCGTCCGCGAGCTGATCCTGGAGCGTCTCGGCGTCCAGGGCTGA
- a CDS encoding transketolase-like TK C-terminal-containing protein, with translation MNQHDLDVLDEIQRRVLWLATRIVDAANHDRNTGDGVKVGGHQASSASLVTAMTALWFAHLDAEDRVAVKPHASPVFHAIQYLLGNLDRSYLPRLRARGGLQSYPSRTKDPDEVDFSTGSVGLGAAAPLFAAVTRRYVDAHFGQRPHSRFVALIGDAELDEGNIWEAVADPATTGLGNVMWLVDFNRQSLDRIVPGVRINQWRGQFEAAGWHVVEVKYGRRLAEAYARPGGEALRDWIDLMPNEQYQSLFGLTGPALRKQFLDGAPAEVSAFVADIPDAELGPLVTDLGGHDIEAMLDAYAQCDAVTDRPSVVFAYTVKGWGLPIAGNPRNHSALLTTEQVDALRAAHGLTVDAEWDRLDPASPAGIRAGERREALSRAPRERALGVTVPETTRVRANKPVSTQEVFGRVLVDLARDENVAPYLVTTAPDVATSTNLAGFINKTGVFAPTAQRSWSEDRMLRWTESPAGQHIELGISEMNLFLLLGQLGLSWDLSGQPLLPVGTVYDPFVLRGLDAFLYGTYSGSRFVVAGTPSGITLAPEGGAHQSTITASVGLELPGVTFIEPAYAGSLDWLLCDALGQIAGGTAPTATAAPSEDGAYYFRLSTRPIDQAPFEAARARIGDAVLRRQVVAGAYRLVDAHEAYPQLADAPVVQLAASGAVLPEVLAAAAELAEEGVAAHVVDVTSLDRLYRAWQRTLRQGVRTATVPSVPGALRSAFADRVPVVTVHDAASHAMAWLGSALAAPAVPLGVDEFGQSGSVRELYELHDLLPGSIVNAALAALSLR, from the coding sequence GTGAACCAGCACGACCTCGACGTGCTCGACGAGATCCAGCGCCGAGTGCTCTGGCTCGCCACCCGCATCGTGGACGCGGCCAACCACGACCGGAACACCGGCGACGGGGTGAAGGTCGGCGGACACCAGGCCTCCAGCGCCTCCCTGGTCACCGCGATGACCGCGCTCTGGTTCGCCCACCTGGACGCCGAGGACCGGGTCGCGGTCAAGCCGCACGCCTCGCCGGTCTTCCACGCCATCCAGTACCTGCTCGGCAACCTGGACCGGTCGTACCTGCCGAGGTTGCGGGCGCGCGGCGGGTTGCAGTCGTACCCGTCGCGGACCAAGGACCCGGACGAGGTGGACTTCTCCACCGGCTCGGTCGGTCTCGGCGCCGCCGCGCCGCTCTTCGCGGCGGTCACCCGCCGCTACGTCGACGCGCACTTCGGCCAGCGCCCGCACTCCCGGTTCGTCGCCCTGATCGGCGACGCCGAGCTGGACGAGGGGAACATCTGGGAGGCCGTCGCCGACCCGGCCACCACCGGGCTGGGCAACGTGATGTGGCTGGTCGACTTCAACCGCCAGTCGCTGGACCGGATCGTCCCCGGGGTACGCATCAACCAGTGGCGCGGCCAGTTCGAGGCCGCCGGCTGGCACGTCGTCGAGGTCAAGTACGGCCGCCGGCTCGCCGAGGCGTACGCCCGGCCGGGCGGCGAGGCGCTGCGCGACTGGATCGACCTGATGCCGAACGAGCAGTACCAGTCGCTGTTCGGGCTGACCGGGCCGGCTCTGCGCAAGCAGTTCCTCGACGGCGCGCCGGCCGAGGTGTCCGCCTTCGTCGCCGACATCCCCGACGCCGAGTTGGGCCCGCTCGTCACCGACCTCGGTGGGCACGACATCGAGGCCATGCTCGACGCGTACGCCCAGTGCGACGCGGTCACCGACCGGCCCAGCGTGGTCTTCGCCTACACCGTCAAGGGGTGGGGCCTGCCGATCGCCGGCAACCCGCGCAACCACTCGGCGCTGCTCACCACCGAACAGGTCGACGCCCTGCGCGCGGCGCACGGCCTCACCGTCGACGCCGAGTGGGACCGCCTCGACCCGGCGTCCCCGGCCGGCATCCGGGCCGGCGAGCGTCGGGAGGCGCTGTCCCGCGCGCCCCGCGAGCGGGCGCTGGGGGTCACCGTCCCGGAAACCACCCGGGTACGCGCGAACAAGCCCGTCTCCACCCAGGAGGTCTTCGGTCGGGTGCTGGTCGACCTGGCCCGGGACGAGAACGTTGCCCCCTATCTGGTCACCACCGCGCCGGACGTCGCCACCTCGACCAACCTGGCCGGGTTCATCAACAAGACCGGCGTGTTCGCCCCCACGGCGCAGCGTTCCTGGTCGGAGGACCGGATGCTGCGCTGGACGGAGAGCCCGGCGGGCCAGCACATCGAGCTGGGCATCTCCGAGATGAACCTGTTCCTGCTGCTCGGCCAGCTCGGCCTGTCCTGGGACCTGTCCGGGCAGCCGCTGCTGCCGGTCGGCACGGTCTACGACCCGTTCGTGCTGCGTGGCCTGGACGCCTTCCTCTACGGCACCTACTCCGGCTCCCGGTTCGTGGTCGCCGGCACCCCGTCCGGCATCACCCTCGCCCCGGAGGGCGGCGCCCACCAGTCCACCATCACCGCCTCCGTCGGCCTGGAGCTGCCCGGCGTCACGTTCATCGAGCCCGCGTACGCCGGCAGCCTCGACTGGCTGCTCTGCGACGCGCTCGGCCAGATCGCCGGGGGAACGGCGCCGACCGCCACCGCCGCGCCGAGCGAGGACGGGGCGTACTACTTCCGGCTCAGCACCCGCCCGATCGACCAGGCGCCGTTCGAGGCGGCCCGGGCCCGGATCGGCGACGCGGTGCTGCGCCGGCAGGTGGTCGCCGGGGCGTACCGGCTGGTGGACGCGCACGAGGCGTACCCGCAGCTGGCGGACGCCCCGGTCGTGCAGCTCGCCGCCTCCGGCGCGGTGCTGCCCGAGGTCCTGGCGGCCGCCGCGGAGCTGGCGGAGGAGGGTGTCGCCGCCCACGTGGTCGACGTGACGAGCCTGGACCGGCTCTACCGGGCCTGGCAGCGCACCCTGCGTCAGGGCGTACGCACGGCGACCGTGCCGAGTGTGCCCGGCGCGCTGCGGTCGGCGTTCGCCGACCGGGTGCCGGTGGTGACCGTGCACGACGCCGCCTCGCACGCGATGGCCTGGCTCGGCTCCGCGCTCGCCGCCCCGGCGGTGCCGCTCGGGGTGGACGAGTTCGGCCAGTCCGGCAGCGTCCGCGAGCTGTACGAGCTGCACGACCTGCTGCCCGGCAGCATCGTCAACGCCGCGCTGGCCGCGCTCTCGCTGCGCTGA
- a CDS encoding metallophosphoesterase family protein — MDGQENERRGTADEAAPETGQARRRAFRWPGAGWWFAGLRRLGLALAVLVVTLTGIVAGTYAGGHQGTDIGPFRAQLSLSPSLSGGTTIDVPPLGALLLDSHNGPAYLTVELGSLDQRRTEALLDDPANISRASQSAVEDVRVGVMRLGLKTLASAVLATLLLAGLVFRNVRRTAWAGGLALAITGSSLGLAAATVRPQSIEEPRYEGLLVNAPAIVGDARRIANDYTRYAEQLQRMVGNVSQLYTTVSTLPLYEPAPGSTRVLHVSDMHLNPTGWSLIRTVVEQFGIDVVIDTGDITDWGSEPEASYVGSIGLLKKPYVYIRGNHDSPRTAAAVAQQPNAIVLDNSTTTVAGLTIAGIGDPRFTPDKETSPAGSGLTAQVADQMIGAGEQLATTVQNSPTKVNIALVHDPASAGPLSGAAPLVLSGHLHERQVAKLPQVPDKDPTTLMVEGSTGGAGLRGLEGEKPTPLTMTVLYFDQDKMLQAYDEITVGGTGQSQVNLERHVIKEPEKGAQVPVTPTPTRGGPESSTPTQTPARTPTATPTR; from the coding sequence ATGGACGGCCAGGAGAACGAGCGACGCGGCACCGCGGACGAGGCGGCCCCGGAGACCGGGCAGGCCCGCCGCCGGGCGTTCCGCTGGCCGGGCGCCGGGTGGTGGTTCGCCGGGCTGCGCCGGCTCGGCCTCGCGCTGGCCGTGCTCGTGGTCACCCTCACCGGGATCGTCGCCGGCACGTACGCCGGTGGGCACCAGGGCACCGACATCGGACCGTTCCGCGCGCAGCTCAGCCTGAGCCCGTCACTGAGCGGGGGCACCACCATCGACGTGCCGCCGCTGGGCGCGCTGCTGCTGGACAGCCACAACGGGCCGGCCTACCTGACCGTGGAGCTGGGCTCGCTGGACCAGCGGCGTACCGAGGCGCTGCTCGACGACCCGGCGAACATCAGCCGGGCCAGCCAGTCCGCCGTCGAGGATGTCCGCGTCGGCGTGATGCGCCTCGGGCTCAAGACTCTCGCCTCGGCGGTGCTGGCCACCCTGTTGCTCGCCGGGCTGGTCTTCCGCAACGTGCGCCGCACGGCCTGGGCCGGCGGCCTGGCGCTGGCGATCACCGGGAGCAGCCTCGGCCTGGCCGCCGCCACCGTCCGCCCCCAGTCGATCGAGGAGCCCCGCTACGAGGGGCTGCTGGTCAACGCGCCGGCGATAGTCGGCGACGCGCGGCGGATCGCCAACGACTACACCAGGTACGCCGAGCAGCTCCAGCGGATGGTCGGCAACGTCAGCCAGCTCTACACGACCGTCTCCACGCTGCCGCTGTACGAGCCGGCACCCGGCTCCACCCGGGTGCTGCACGTCTCCGACATGCACCTGAACCCGACCGGCTGGTCGCTGATCCGGACCGTGGTCGAGCAGTTCGGCATCGACGTGGTGATCGACACCGGGGACATCACCGACTGGGGCAGCGAGCCGGAGGCGTCCTACGTCGGCTCGATCGGCCTGCTCAAGAAGCCGTACGTCTACATCCGCGGCAACCACGACTCGCCGCGCACCGCCGCGGCGGTGGCCCAGCAGCCGAACGCGATCGTGCTGGACAACTCGACGACCACGGTGGCCGGGCTGACCATCGCCGGCATCGGCGACCCGCGGTTCACCCCCGACAAGGAGACCTCGCCGGCCGGCAGCGGGCTCACCGCGCAGGTCGCCGACCAGATGATCGGCGCCGGTGAGCAGCTCGCCACCACGGTGCAGAACTCGCCGACCAAGGTGAACATCGCCCTGGTGCACGACCCGGCCTCGGCCGGGCCGCTCTCCGGCGCGGCCCCGCTGGTGCTCTCCGGGCACCTGCACGAACGGCAGGTGGCGAAGCTGCCGCAGGTGCCGGACAAGGACCCGACCACGCTGATGGTGGAGGGGTCCACCGGCGGCGCCGGGCTGCGCGGCCTGGAGGGCGAGAAGCCCACCCCGCTGACGATGACCGTCCTCTACTTCGACCAGGACAAGATGCTCCAGGCGTACGACGAGATCACCGTGGGCGGCACCGGGCAGTCGCAGGTCAACCTGGAACGGCACGTGATCAAGGAGCCGGAGAAGGGCGCCCAGGTGCCGGTCACCCCGACGCCCACCCGCGGCGGGCCGGAGTCGTCGACACCGACCCAGACCCCGGCCCGGACTCCGACCGCGACCCCCACCCGCTGA